The DNA segment TGAAAGAAGTTAAatagtttttgtcattttcagtgtgtaaaATACAGACTGTATATGACACTCGGTGTTTTCTGTTCTCCCACAGTCAATTTGATGGACGGCAGACTGTAATTTTCCCTTTGATATATTTTGCAGATAAAAGAACTGCCTTCGATAACACGCTGTAGGtcataaaaaaacagagcaggttaTCTTTCAGAGCCCTGACATGGCGGTAAAGATAAGAGTCAGACTACAGGTAATAAATACCAGAGATACATAACCACTTTGGCGAGCAGGAGGTATGATGATAAAAAAGTGTCTCAGCTTGGAATGACTTTGCCCCACCATTATGTGACATTTACAAGGGAAGGAAAGTGGACTGAGATCTTGGTCGAGAattcttttaaaaaacacaatgtaaCAGCCATTTTTGAGCAATAGTTTGTAGTAGCTACCTCACCCAGTACCAtatcagaaaaacattttgtgcaCCAGTGTGAAACCTTATATTCATGCTATATGACCATTTCTTTCATTTGAAGACACTGCAGAGACCCAGATTTATCACTCCGCCATCTTTTTTATGTGCTTCCTTTTCATGTTTTGgcattattttgtaaaatactatgatataaagaaatctttttgctttctttttttgttttccattaaGTGACGAGACTAAACAAGACACATTATTATTAAGACTCATTTATTGATTGACTCACCTTGGCTCTCAGATCCTCGATGATGGCCTCGTACTTGCTGTAGTCCTTTCCCTCCAAGGGGCCTCTCTTTTCAATGGCCTCTCTGATCTTGATCTCCAGATGGCTGTTGGCCTTCTCCAGACTTCTCACAGTCTCCAGGTAGCTTGCCAGGCGGTCATTCAGGTGCTGCATGGTTGTCTTCTCGTTCGTGATGGCAAGGGACCCAGAAGTGGACCCAGAGGACAGGGACTGGTAGTCATACCCACCCCCGATGCCGCTGCCAACCCGCACGCCATAAGCAGTTGAGATCCTGGTCCCATGGCCACCTGCCCCTCCGCTGACACTGTGGGCATAGGCTCTATCCATCTGTAGAGGTCTGTGAATTGGTGTTGAATGGCCACCAAGAATTTGAGAACTCTGGCGTCTAATCAGGGGCTCCATTGCTGAAAGTAGTGTGCTGATCAATCAGAGGAAGAAGCGGTGCGTCCTGGCACAGAAGGGGTTGGCAGCCGAGAGTGAAGAAGGGAGAAGAGTCCTCAGGTCTTATATATCACTCTGAAAGATAATATCCCTCCCTGCCACTCCTCTCATATCTATGTTACATTTTTACCTTTAGCCTTCTTGGTTAGACTTTGTCCCCAGAACACTCATTATGAACAAAAAGGTATGCTGACATTTCTATATTGATAGTGTGTAGTAAATGAGCTGTCACTATGGTAACCGTGATATCAACAGAAGCTTAATGATGAGGCCAATCATGCTCTATATTTCtcttactgtcaacaaattgataaaacagaaaaaagagccTGTTAACAAGTATTGTCTTCttgagctccattgttgtccaaataCTATACTCATTATACTGAGCATGGTCGgcactgggtttttttttttttgcaattttgagtCAGCACATACACCGTCCTGATACTGTCAATACTCACCAGAGCACTAAATGTGAATTAAtccgcagctgaaaatagtccccaacaaattcACTATTTACTCAGGTTTACATAAAGTGTACTGAAAAATACAGATTTATGTATTGGAAGTGCCagactggttttgtttttgttttttcatggaATTTGTTGGCAGTAAGAGAAATACAGAATTAcaccagccttatcctttaaCTGGGTGTTGACACAAACATGCAAGAGGAAGGGGCATGTTGTCTCAGGTAGGATACCCGTGAGACTAACATGATCCAGTGACAGGAGTAATAAATAGGGCCTATCAGACATTAAACTATTTCACAGTGGTTTATGATAGTATGAGGAAGTATGGAAAGTTATCAAAGCATCATTTTAACCTTCATACAACTGCAAGGTAAACAGCCCTGTTCAGATTGCAAAATAATCTACCAGGAATGTGCACTTGCATGTAGTTGGCTGGTCTACACATTGATCCTGCAATGgcaccaagcggcaacctccagggctgaaaaatgaagccaacacctAAGTGCCTAAAACTGCatttcctctaatggccacttgaagtTGCatccagaagcgagtcaatccccatagactcccatgttaaaatacagCAGGCATAAATATGTTAACAGGGTGGtacaaaaaaaattgataatTTCCCCATTTATGATAACCTATTTACACCTATTTacatgttattaaggcttaaagctttgcataattaagggtgtagTCGCTTTAAGTGACAGGTGGGATCCATCcattgacaagttgctaccaaCATTTGTAAGGTAATATGACAATGATgaaaccccagattcacagaggTGTAGCCATAGCTGTTGctattttagtgtgttttcagttcatgaaagtaaactgtaatgttttggttgccgaaaaagtcttgttcagcatttggttgcACTCTAAGGAGTTAGATATTACACTTTTCAATGTAAGTAAATATTGTTTTAGTGGGTTTCAACCTgtttttgctagcaaaaattagcattagcattaaccAGAGCTCTAAATGCACAGTagtaaccaagctagcagctagcgttaggTTGACGGCCAAATGCCAAACCCGAAGCTTCAAAACGTGagcccacaaaccaatgggtgacatcaggGTGGCTACatgtattattttatacagtctataacTGGCACAACCACTCTGCCAAAGAAGTGGTCACACTGAAATGAATGAGGAGGCTACATTTTTGCACAAGTTGTTAATGTTGGCCTGAGCTCTGCAGGGAGGTAGCAGTGCACCTTTAAAAGTTGAACATAGATGGCTGCAACCCAAAACTGCCAACTGATAAAGAATGAAGGATGCTAATGCTCATCATACATGACCTCTGAGGCCTACTTCAGTCACAGGGTTAAGTGTTCCTGTTATTTAtagctgtcagtgtgtcataAACTTTATGATTCAAAAGAATACATATTTTGCTACTGGGAGGGAaagcattcattatttataatTTGCTGTCATAATTTGCTTGATGtgttcatttgttcattttattCCTCCTTTGTCATGTTATGATGGTATAATCTAACATAtctgacaaaagaaaaattatAGTTTGAAAGAAAACACCACCTTTACACCATGATGAATTTCTCGCATGGACTTTATTGAAATATCTGAACATCACAGCGCAACAGGCAGACTAAACTGGCCAGAAAGAAAAACTGAACacgatgaaatatgttaaaaaaaaattgttttggaCTCTTTTATCACTTTGAAATATTCAATGTCTTCAGTTAGTTTGTCTCCGAAATAAGCTCACAGTTCCCCAATTCTGAACTTTTGTAAACATCTGCAGgtcaacatacaaacacataaataaatcatgatgaaataaataaaaagatgatTTAGTTTTCCTTTTGATccagtttatttttcattagCCTGTGGAACAGCTGCATACCCAGGAAGTCAAACTACTTGGAGCATCAGCTGAGACTCAGATGGTTAGTGCTGTATGACTAAGCAGAAAGGGGAACCCACAGTTGGGGGGGGACTGATTTTTTTGCCAATCAGATGTTAGTGTTAGGATGCAGTGACAGTGATAGTTGGGAGTGTCTGATGGCTGCTTCTTGTGTTCAAACATTCTTGGTTTCTGTGCTGGAGGAAACCACCTTGCCGTCCACCAGGGTCTGTGTGACAGTCATCACTTTGGTCTTCACTGTTTTCTGGTCTTCCAGAGCGCTCTGGAGCCTGGACAGAAATATCAAGAACAGATTAACTGACAGGTAGTTTCTATGAACAGATTTAATAATGTGCTTTGTCTTTGCAGGTTTGACAACTCTGTCATTATAGAATCATAAATCTACACACGAGAAGTCTTCCCCGTCCAGCAGGCGTCTGTACTGGGCGATCTCGGCCTCCAGCTTCATCTTCATGTTGAGCAGGGACTCGTACTCCTGCGTCTGGACCTGGATGTTGTTACGCAGCTGTGTGAGCTCTGCCTCCAGACCCAGGATGATGGTGTTGAGAGACTCGATCTCCATGTTGTAGCGCATTTCTGTGTCCCTCAGTGTGCCCTCCAGTGAGGCTTTCTATGAGCCAACAATGGGAGAGAAAAGAACGGGTTAAAATTTGACAGTGAACCCAGTTCGCTGATGACGGCTCCATAGCAAGGGGTCACCGGAGTGTAAAGCTTGAGTCAACAAAGTAAATGCGAGAGACTTGAAGTGAGAGTGCTGAGTTAGGCACTGCAGCGTGTGTTGAGGTAAATGAAGTGTGCGCTGACTGAGTGCTTCTCACCAGGCTCCTCTGTGACTCCAGCTCGATCTCCAGGGTCTGTAACTGTCTGCGCAGGTCGTTCATTTCTGTCTGGGCACCCTTCAGGCCCTCTTGGCTCTGGGTGACCTGTGTCTGCACTTCCGTTATCTGAAATAAGGATTAAAAgataagtaaaaataaatcaaagacTTCaccaatttgtttttatttttctttgcagATGATAGCTTCTTGTTAACCCTTTACCTGTGATTCGTGCCATGCTTTGAGTTCTTCCTGGTTCTTCAGTGTCATCTTCTCATACTTGGCCCTTATTTCTGCCATGATCTGAGCCAGGTCCTGTCCTTTAGGAGCGTCGACATCCACGTGGACTCCTGACTGGGCAATCTGGTTGCGGAGCTCCATAACTTCCTgaagaaataacaacaaatagGAGAGTTAATAGATGTAATCACAAATCTAAACTTTAATTTCCTCGTCTAATTGAGCACTAATGAGAAAAGGAGCCTTTGTGCAGATTCTGGTGCACTTCAGTCAAACAAGCGGATCAAGAACAGCTTACATCTTATGTTTTATTGAGCTGTGACCTCCTCTGACTCCTAGTTTCTTCCAACCATAATCACGTCATGGTCAGCTAAATATACAGAGGCTGCATCTTAACTTGTATCTGGGGATCTAAACACTTAATTCCTTCAGTAAACAAATGGCTGTGTTTTAGCCTCTGCATTTAAATCATAGTCATTTGAATTCTTTGGTGTCACCAAATATGGATGGGAACCATTTTGAACGATGAGGCTTCCCACAAAATTCACATGCAGATATTTCAGATTTCTTAACAAACCTCCTTCTCCCCGCtcgtgtgttttttaaaaaacgcCCTGCAGCCTGACAGGATGTGTCGGCTGCAGTCGTGGCGTAGTGTGTAACATACATATGTTGGTGATGATGTTGAAGGAGATTATGGAGAGTTAAGTCAATATTTTCTCAGGTCTTATAAAGGTGTGGCTGTTTGTACAAATAATGTCCAGAGGTCTTTTGAAAGTCGCTTTTGTTTGAGATTCATTAGAGCTTGTTGAAAATAGCATTAAAATGTCAACACAGAAGCAGAACAGACACAACTAATCTTTGATTTTCAGgtaaaatgtacaaaaccaGAGCTTAAGCTTATGTTAAAGGCCCTGAGAACCTATTTTCTAAATCAGGTTACTAATGTTGGAAGAGTTGTGGTTATTTTACAGAAGAGATTTCtgcatttctgtatttttcccATTGATTTCTGAAGTAGACAGCTGGAAAAATGTGATGCCACAATGTGCCAATTACTGTAGGTTAACAACATGTGAATCAACATGTGACGATGTGGCATCGGTCAAATGTGATTAAACCACACAGTCCTGACAAAGCAGATTAGCTATGATTTTGAAAGTAAAACTCTTTGCAAGTGATACCTCAAGATGATTTTTCCTCTAAACTTTACCAAGGGTTGTTAGGGTTACACTTAAGATTTCAAACTCAGGGGCTTTAAAGTCGAGGCTTGGATTTGAACGCCATCTTACTCACATTTTCATGGTTCTTCTTGAGGTGGATGAGCTCCTCTTTCAGGGATTCGATCTCGCTCTCCAGGTTCATGCGGCTCATGTTGGTGTCGTCGATAAGCTTCCTCAGACCGACGATGTCTGCCTCCACAGACTGGCGGATGGCCAGCTCAGACTCGTACCTACACAGCACAGGGTACGGCAGTTAGACTTGTTCAAACTGAATATCTCAATGACTAAAGTTACTGAATGGACCTAATCACCAACAATCTTTTTTTAAGGTGTCTTTCCTTTAGGTTAAAATATACATGGTCAGTATTTGGTCAGCTTAGAATATTCTACTCAGTATTTGCCAGCTGTGTTTGCTAAGACATGAACTTTATGGCCCTACTGAAACGTCTCCACCAGCTATGATGCAAAGGTGCTGATTTATGACTACAACACAGATCATGACACTGTGTGTTCATCCTGCAAACCATTCAGCAATAAAACAGGGTGTGCCTGCAGCTGTCCAGCTTAGTGTTTTACACCCTTAACAGGGCAGCGGATGGAACTTActtcactctgaagtcatcggcCGCCAGACGAGCGTTGTCAATGTTCAGAACCAGGCGGGCGTTGTCGGTGGTGGCATCAAACACCTTAAACAGATTGACAAAAGGAAAAGGTTATTCACATTGCAAAGTAAAGATGGATAATCAACAGTTGGGTGGACATTTATATTGAAGAGCTgtaaaaaatgttgaactattcctttaatggaAGTCTACTagcttttaaaaaaagtgtGCCACTGTTTgaagaaaaattaaaagttcAGATTTggttaaacatattttttaaagtgcATGCACAGTTCACTGAAACACATGCATATACTGGGTGTTTATTACAGTGTGATAAGCAGTAACAGTTTTACTGTCAGAGTGAAAGTGTTAATGTCTTTGTGTGAAGACAGTGCCAGCGGGCTGCTTCAAAAAAAACAGACGGATGCTGTATTTGCTTTAGCAGTCACGGTAGGATAGATAAGGGCAGGGATAGGTGGCGGGGAAGGCATCCAGGTGGCAAAGTCCATGAGCCAATCAGTGGCTGCCAGGCAGCAACTGTCCTGTCGCTGCAGGAACTAACCTGTCAGCAGGGCCGAGGCAGGTGATTTGCATGAGGATGGTGGTTGTGTTTGCGTGGTCATGCgaatgcatgtgcatgtgtgcatttgcATGGGTAGTTGACTGTGTGGGCTGTACCGGATCGGGCTGTTTAACGTTCGcctgaaagtctgtgtttcctCAGATGGGGGGTTTCGGCAGACAGCGTCATTTGAGTGATTTTTGCATCATGCCAGAAGAAAAATGAGGCTGCTCTGACCCTGGACTGTTTGGATGAACTCAGGCCGTCGGCTGTTAGTAGAATAAACAAAACCTCATTTCAAAGAGTTTTTGCGTAATGTCTTATATAATGTTTTGAGAATGATAAGATCTTGGGAAATAGATGATAaactccctcttcctctttctttgcCTCCCATTTTGCCCATTTCATTTGTGTTATCATTTCAAAGGAGGGTGAGCTGACATTGATGCTGATATCTGTGCAGCtcccacaaataaaaaaaaaaagtaaaaaaaagacatgcacTTTGTGGCCACTTTACCACAAGGACAGCATGCAAAAATAACAGTTTTCTAATGTCGAACTGCTACAGTAGACACACAGTATTGAGAGTTTATCCAGTTGCTCCACTGGGCCCAACTGGAATGTTCCGTTTGGAAACTGCACTTGACTTAATTATCTGAAAAGAAAACTGTAGCCTTGAATGAAGAATGGGAGCAGGGTGAGGGTTACACAGTCCACTTCAGtcaaccctgttcttttttgtttttgtccttgCCATTCAGTGGGGCAAAACCTGGAGTGAATGATTTACAAAATCTTCCTGGTTGCGTAATGTCTCCATTTACTTTCAGTTCTAAAATCTTCCTGCACTAGTTGActgtgctggatgtgtttgtgtggggtGTATCAGGAAAGTGTGAAATTAATCAGATTAATTGCTTaaaaagtgaagaaaaaaagaaacaataagcTCCACCTTGACAGGTCCTATTCACATTAAGTGagttttctcttttcctccttcACTTCCTTATCAGCTTCTGTTTTATGTATACACAGTTGTAATGACTGTACTGTGGTTTCAGTCCCATTGTCCTGTGAACAACACACTGTTTGTGTtacattaaacaaaaaggaaaaaggcagTTAAAGTCATGATGTGTGGACCTGTAAGTTCAGCCTGTAAAGTCCCTGGactattgttttttgtttttttctctgctttccTGTCTCTCTGACCCCCGATGCTCCAACATTCCTCCACCATACTGTTTCCGGTCCAGCCCAGGGCCCCCGGAGTAGCAGCAGGCACTGCCACGCAAGAGCCCTTAGTACTGATGGGATTTCCTTCAGGTCAGGGGGTGCAGATTGTATTGCTTTGAACACAGTGTTCAGGATATATTGTGCCTTAGTCTGTCTGGAACATATTTCTTGTTCAGTCACACTTACATCTCAATTTCTCAAAACATGTATCACTCATAACTCTCTGGGTTTCATCTTTCATCCACATTACCTCCCTCCCTTCATTCAACTTCCCCCTCACACTTAATAAgtcaacacatgcacatttccCCATCTGCTCCCACCATCCTCCTCCCAGTCCCCTCCTCACCTTCCTCCTCAGGTCATCCAGGATGGCCTGGTACTTGCTGTAGTCTCTGAAGTCAGGTCCACTCTTCTCCAGGGCCTCCTTGATCTTAATCTCCAGCTTGTGGTTGGCCTGCTCCAGGTTCCTCACTGTCTCCAGGTAGTTGGCCAGGCGGTCGTTCAGGTTCTGCATGGCAAACTTCTCATTGCCCATGATGTCGCCGCCTTTCCCGCTCACCTGGACGCTGCTGCTGAAGCCCCCTGTTCCAGAGCCCACTCCCATACCGGCTCCCAACCTGGAGCTGGAGGAGACGCTGATTTTGTACCCACCGGCCCCACCATGGATAGTGGGGGCCCTGTAGACAGGAGCTGAGGTACGGCTGACTGATACAAGAGGAACTCTGCTGCTAGTGGAGGACTGCATTTGGAATGATTGCCTGACGCTCATTGTGGCTGGAGAGAGTAAGACTCAGTGAGAGAGACTGTGAGTAAGAGAGACCGGCACAGGCTAGGCAGGCAAATATGGGAGCTCACAGACACAAGGCAGGACGAGAAGGGAAGCTGCTAAACTATATAAACCTTGTGGGCCCTCAGGTCCGCCCCTAAAACCACTCCCCCTCACACTGAGTCACCTCCTTCTTTTCCACAGGCCGAAACCACAGGCCTGCTCACAGCATGCCTTTGTCCTTCACAACCTTCCTAAGTTGGTAAATTCTGCGGGCTGGGTGGAATTCAATAACTTGGAGATTTGCAGaatttggaaaataaaagcagacattttttttattagacaTGAGTAATACTAAATATTACTGGGACTTTACTGTAAAGTCCatgaaaatcattttatttttatttttttaatttcaacatttcccccagagacattaaaaaaaaaaacattttttcctttatgtgttttgatagtttttggacaacagagGAGCTGTGTGACACTGAAGCATAAATTATATCAGCTACACAGATGATAACTGTTGGTGGGATGAATTTATTATCCATTTTCTTCGGGGGAATTGCAAAAAGTCAGCTATAATCTTTCAGGATTGTTACCTAAATATTAAACTATACTGTGAGAATAGATGATTTGGTTACAGATGGGCAAGGTATCCAACACTAATCTCAATAACGTccatcaaaattaaattgcataatcaaatatttgttttgtcacATCACATTAGACTCATCATAAGACATTGCGTCACGCTTCCCATCCCTAAACACTGTGACATCTCAATGAGACGTCATCACTTTCGAGAATGTCTTGGGTTCAATTCAGTCATTTTACTCAAATTGTTTAATCATTGTCTTTAGTCACTTTGGGTGGGTGAGATCAGGGTCGAGACGTGTCACAACTGGAGAGACAGGACGTGTCATTTCACTGTCGTCCGTTGATGAAAGAATTAGTTGCATCATCAGCATACTGTATTCCGGTAGTCTGGTCGTGGTGGTTGCAACATGAATTTCAGCTTCTATATGTATCAGCACTGTCAGGTTAATCATGGTCAAAATACTTTGTAGATACACTTTGTGTGAAAAAGAAACATCTGCACTCACAGATAATGTTTTTATGGGCAATAATGAGTGTTTACATATTTGAGCCAAGGCATCCATTGGTTTCCACTCATTGTACAAcatgaaaatgtgtccagagatGAATGGAAACTAATGGCTTCCTGGGATTGTAGGTAAAGTACATCTAAAGATCTAAAACAAGAAGCATGTACAGTGGAAACCTGTTAGAGTGAGACGTCTGTCTGGGTCACATTGATCACCATAAGCAcatgatttgtttgtttctttgtcttcaTTTCTCATGCAGATTACCATCTTACAATTTAATTGATATTTGTATGTTTATTACATGAATGTAAAGTTCATGATTAACTGAATTTTATGAattgtgtcaaaataaagtacagCTGTTTCAAACGCTTTTCAAATTACTGTACTGTGTTTAATTCAAATGcactaaataaaaaaagcttATTGAAATTCAAATATCCCTTGCCAAGGGCTGCTTAATGGAGTATTAAATGCACCAGCATTATCAATCCACTTAGCGAGGACATTTGAGTAGACTATACTAGGTAGCCTGACGAACACCAAGTTTCACTGCTTCATCTCGTTGGCTCTTTTTTTGGTAGTTCGTCATAAGCTTCGAGGAAACGTCTTTCTCATTGAGAGAAAATGACTTCCTTTTTCCCGTCATGATTTCAGTGTGCACGtagcatggatgtataaagagaactggatacagcatccCTGGaagggccctgttcattcctttGAAACTAGCTCAGTGGCACTGGAGACTTCGCTGATTGAgcagctaacttccagtttagccctcCGCTAATTTGAATGGTTATAAAATGATTTATAGGGGAAGCTTCTTTAGATGTTAGAAATGTTATCGGACTAAATCCTGAGAGTGAAATTACTCTTTTCATATGGACTGTTaggctcaaaaaaatgtatccactgattacCACTGATAAGTCTCTTTCCCAAtctaagtcaatgggaaaaagtctttttgggccaaaTGGCATAACCTGATGGACCATGGAAATTGCACTTTCTTGGGGCCTGGCGCACAGCACCAGACTCAGGTAGCAAGCCGAAAGCAGACGGGTTTGCATGAAGCAAATAGCACATAgaattaaatggtaaatggaccgtacaaggtgccacctgctgcaCAGTTTCTAACACACTCgtacaccaatggaacagccattgccatgcccaaggatacttcgacatgcggactggaggagctggggatcgaaccgctgatcttagtggacgacctgctctacctccttattttttttcatatattgtcatttatgaaaagacccAAAATAAACATTACCCGATAACCACACTATAACTGAACTCTTTAAACAGCATTTGCGTAGGAATGATTCTGTCCCGAGCTGTTTTATCCACATAAGCAGTTCATCACTGTAACTGTGATACCTATAAGCACTGTATTTAAAGAATTAGCAAACACGTAAGGTGCATGATTTGCAGTTAAGCAGATAAACTAGGACCAAGCATAGACTTAAATCAGATAAGGGTTTTTAAGGCATTATGTAGTTCCAGATGTtatgtactgtacagtatgttatCTATCCTACGTAGCCGGATGTGTCCCACTCCCATAAAGGATATGGTCAAACAAAGGAACAATTCCACAGTCTCCTTAGTAGATCTGTAGGAACAATAAACCATCCAAACCAGTAAACATATTCCAGAAGCCCCCCTGCAGGTTTTTTACACAAGCACATTCCTCTTAACTTTAGAGGTGGAATGAGCCAATAACAAGAAGCTTTGGAGTCTAAAACTACTTGTTACTGGCTTATTACAAGGACAGAAATCCAGCTTTTCTTTTATGTTGGTTTCTTTGTGGTTTAATGTTTTCCTTTGTTCATCATTTAAAGTAGAAGAAATAAAGGTATGAAAGCGTGTCTGTCATTAAAGCTTTCAGTTCTGTTTTCCAGGGAACAAACTATTAAGCAACAACCACCAAATCCCATTTAcaaatcttattttatcttcCCACCCACAGTTGTCTGTACCAGCACTGACTTGTTTGCAGATAGAATTCTTGGTCATCCGTTTTTCTGCAATCTTGTTCAGTCTCATCTTCACTCCaagttctttgtttgtttttcaggaaGGAACATGCAACAGGATATTAAAGTATAAAGAGCTCCTGATGTAAAAACAACTCATGTACTGTCACTGAGCTTGCAAACAAAGGGGATTCCTGCTAATCATAGCAATAATGTGGCCTCATAAGAGGTTGCCTCAAAacatgtgtttatgtatgtattgGCTTGGCAGCCAATTATTAAATCCAAAACAATTTGCAACTTCTCAGTCTATATCCATAAGGCAGATGTTTTATCTGCATAAATCTAGACAGAGAAAAAGCGATAGGGAAAGGAGAAGACAT comes from the Epinephelus lanceolatus isolate andai-2023 chromosome 8, ASM4190304v1, whole genome shotgun sequence genome and includes:
- the krt18a.1 gene encoding keratin, type I cytoskeletal 18 encodes the protein MSVRQSFQMQSSTSSRVPLVSVSRTSAPVYRAPTIHGGAGGYKISVSSSSRLGAGMGVGSGTGGFSSSVQVSGKGGDIMGNEKFAMQNLNDRLANYLETVRNLEQANHKLEIKIKEALEKSGPDFRDYSKYQAILDDLRRKVFDATTDNARLVLNIDNARLAADDFRVKYESELAIRQSVEADIVGLRKLIDDTNMSRMNLESEIESLKEELIHLKKNHENEVMELRNQIAQSGVHVDVDAPKGQDLAQIMAEIRAKYEKMTLKNQEELKAWHESQITEVQTQVTQSQEGLKGAQTEMNDLRRQLQTLEIELESQRSLKASLEGTLRDTEMRYNMEIESLNTIILGLEAELTQLRNNIQVQTQEYESLLNMKMKLEAEIAQYRRLLDGEDFSLQSALEDQKTVKTKVMTVTQTLVDGKVVSSSTETKNV